In a genomic window of Gloeocapsopsis dulcis:
- a CDS encoding class I SAM-dependent methyltransferase has translation MTLTTYGNLCTEVYEITKPIGGEYPDVPYFVQHLSQIGGRILEGMVGTGRLLIPLLEAGLNVEGIDTSPNMLAACKRNCATRDLNPVLYQGSIENLDIPGKFSAVVVTLGSFMLLGNRTAAIAALQAFARHLEPNGRIFIDLGLPVGSFNTENIVKQREPIQCLDDSVIVMQTSSWIDWIKQIEHMLIRYEKWKDGKLIDTELQHLPLHWFGREEFMMCLREHGYVDITLCANYTDGLEPTSHHDQLCFSATLA, from the coding sequence ATGACGCTAACCACATATGGAAATTTGTGTACAGAAGTGTACGAAATTACCAAACCGATAGGTGGAGAATACCCTGATGTTCCCTATTTCGTTCAACATCTTTCCCAAATCGGTGGAAGAATTTTGGAGGGCATGGTTGGTACAGGACGCTTACTCATTCCTCTACTAGAAGCAGGATTGAATGTTGAGGGAATTGACACATCACCAAATATGCTGGCTGCCTGTAAACGCAATTGTGCAACAAGAGATTTAAATCCTGTACTTTATCAAGGTTCAATCGAAAATCTGGATATCCCAGGTAAATTCAGTGCAGTTGTCGTGACTTTGGGTTCTTTCATGTTGCTAGGAAACCGAACAGCAGCGATCGCCGCATTACAAGCATTTGCTAGACACTTAGAACCCAATGGACGAATTTTCATTGATTTAGGATTGCCTGTTGGCTCCTTCAACACCGAAAACATTGTCAAACAACGAGAGCCTATCCAATGCTTGGACGATTCAGTAATTGTGATGCAAACTTCATCTTGGATCGATTGGATAAAGCAAATTGAACATATGCTAATTCGATACGAGAAATGGAAAGATGGGAAGTTAATTGATACAGAACTACAACATCTTCCCTTACACTGGTTTGGGCGGGAAGAATTTATGATGTGTTTGCGAGAGCATGGATATGTTGATATCACTCTGTGTGCTAATTACACAGATGGATTAGAACCAACTTCCCATCATGACCAATTATGTTTTTCAGCAACTCTTGCCTAG